From a region of the Corallococcus coralloides DSM 2259 genome:
- a CDS encoding fatty acyl-AMP ligase, protein MSVTLIDLLDERSRRPPDPRLYTFLEDGTEVTLTRDTLASSAHRIAAALQSLAAEGARAVLLYPPGADYLRGFFGCVCSGLVAVPAYPPDPSRLERTLPRLRALIADSGATVVLTTSFILSMAELLFTDAPELRALKWVATDALEEGDAAEWKRPDVTADTLAFLQYTSGSTGTPRGVMLSHGNLLHNLGAICSAFQTRDDSVGVIWLPPYHDMGLIGGVLVPLAQGFHTALMSPLTFLKRPRAWLEALTRFGGTISGGPNFAFDLCVRRIPPAEREGLDLGRWEVAFCGAEPIRPDTLERFVEAFGPHGFRREAFYPCYGLAEGTLIVSGGAKEAAPVLRDVDAAALEAGSARAPIGAARTLVGSGATLPDQSLCIVAPDTRRVLPQGEVGEVWVKGPSVAKGYWKREDESARVFQARTEQGDGPYLRTGDLGFLDDGELYVTGREKDLIIVRGRNLYPQDLESVVEESHPALRPGCGAAFGVEVDGEEHLVVVQEVDARKWDGEVAPVMGVIRGRLATVHEVRPRAVVLIEPGSLPKTSSGKVQRRATREAFLAGALRELHAWCTTAMNGAGAHTERSAREFRVLARVPARLGARVEDLDAHTP, encoded by the coding sequence ATGTCCGTCACGCTGATCGACCTGCTCGACGAGCGAAGCCGCCGTCCTCCGGATCCACGCCTCTACACCTTCCTGGAGGACGGCACGGAGGTGACGCTCACCCGGGATACGCTGGCATCGAGCGCGCACCGCATCGCCGCCGCGCTGCAATCACTCGCGGCCGAGGGCGCGCGCGCGGTCCTGCTCTATCCGCCCGGCGCGGACTACCTCCGAGGGTTCTTCGGCTGCGTGTGTTCGGGGCTGGTGGCGGTGCCGGCGTATCCACCGGACCCATCGCGGCTGGAGCGCACCCTGCCCCGCCTGCGCGCGCTCATCGCGGACTCCGGGGCCACGGTGGTGCTCACCACGTCCTTCATCCTGTCCATGGCGGAGCTGCTCTTCACGGACGCGCCGGAGCTGCGAGCGCTGAAGTGGGTGGCGACGGACGCGCTGGAGGAAGGCGACGCGGCGGAGTGGAAGCGGCCGGACGTGACGGCCGACACGCTGGCCTTCCTCCAGTACACGTCCGGCAGCACGGGGACGCCCCGGGGCGTGATGCTCAGCCACGGCAACCTGCTGCACAACCTGGGGGCCATCTGCAGCGCCTTCCAGACGCGAGACGACAGCGTGGGTGTCATCTGGCTGCCGCCGTATCACGACATGGGACTCATTGGCGGCGTGCTGGTGCCGCTGGCGCAGGGCTTCCACACGGCGCTGATGTCGCCGCTGACGTTCCTCAAGCGGCCCCGCGCGTGGCTGGAGGCGCTCACCCGCTTCGGAGGCACCATCAGCGGCGGGCCCAACTTCGCGTTCGACCTGTGCGTGCGGCGCATCCCGCCCGCGGAACGGGAGGGGCTGGACCTGGGCCGCTGGGAGGTGGCGTTCTGCGGAGCGGAGCCCATCCGCCCGGACACACTGGAGCGCTTCGTGGAGGCGTTCGGACCGCATGGCTTCCGGCGCGAGGCGTTCTACCCATGTTACGGCCTGGCGGAAGGGACGCTCATCGTCTCCGGCGGAGCGAAGGAGGCCGCGCCGGTCCTGCGCGACGTGGACGCCGCCGCGCTGGAGGCAGGCAGCGCGAGGGCCCCCATTGGGGCAGCCCGGACGCTGGTGGGCAGCGGAGCGACGCTGCCGGATCAATCCCTATGCATCGTGGCGCCGGACACCCGCCGAGTGCTCCCGCAGGGCGAAGTGGGCGAGGTCTGGGTAAAGGGGCCCAGCGTGGCGAAGGGCTACTGGAAGCGCGAGGACGAGTCCGCGAGGGTCTTCCAGGCAAGGACCGAGCAGGGAGACGGGCCCTACCTGCGGACCGGGGACCTGGGCTTCCTGGACGACGGAGAGCTGTACGTCACGGGGCGAGAGAAGGACCTGATCATCGTGCGAGGTCGGAACCTGTACCCACAGGACCTGGAGTCGGTGGTGGAGGAGAGCCACCCCGCGCTCAGGCCCGGATGCGGCGCGGCCTTCGGCGTGGAGGTGGACGGCGAGGAGCACCTCGTCGTGGTGCAGGAGGTGGATGCACGCAAGTGGGACGGCGAAGTGGCGCCAGTGATGGGCGTCATCCGAGGACGCCTGGCGACGGTGCACGAAGTGAGGCCCCGAGCGGTGGTGCTCATCGAGCCCGGAAGCCTGCCCAAGACCTCCAGCGGCAAGGTGCAGAGGAGGGCCACGCGGGAGGCCTTCCTCGCCGGAGCGCTGCGCGAGTTGCACGCCTGGTGCACGACCGCGATGAACGGCGCGGGCGCGCACACCGAGCGTTCAGCAAGGGAGTTCCGAGTCCTTGCACGCGTGCCAGCGCGCTTGGGAGCGAGGGTGGAGGACCTGGACGCCCATACGCCCTGA
- a CDS encoding YqjF family protein, translating into MRPFLTATWRYLLMLNYEVDPAVLRPLVPRGTELDAWQGRTFASMVGFRFLDTRVRGLAVPFHRDFDEVNLRFYVRRLGPEGWRRGVVFVREIVPRLAIATVARVLYNEPYVAHPMRHAVNMDGADTGAPGHVEYAWKSHGRWHQLSARTLGTPAESAPGSQEEFITEHYWGYTAQRDGGCAEYRVEHPRWTVWRARETAFDCDVARFYGPAFTECLRGAPHSAFVAAGSEVSVFPGNGLPPLPSP; encoded by the coding sequence ATGCGCCCCTTCCTGACGGCGACGTGGCGGTACCTGCTGATGCTCAACTACGAGGTGGATCCGGCGGTGCTGCGGCCCCTCGTCCCCCGTGGCACGGAGCTCGACGCGTGGCAGGGCCGCACGTTCGCGAGCATGGTCGGCTTCCGCTTCCTCGACACGCGCGTGCGGGGACTCGCGGTGCCATTCCACCGGGACTTCGATGAGGTGAACCTGCGCTTCTACGTGCGCCGCCTGGGCCCCGAAGGCTGGCGGCGCGGCGTGGTGTTCGTGCGCGAAATCGTGCCCCGGCTCGCCATCGCCACCGTGGCGCGCGTCCTCTACAACGAGCCCTACGTCGCGCACCCCATGCGCCACGCCGTGAACATGGACGGCGCGGACACCGGCGCGCCCGGCCACGTCGAGTACGCCTGGAAGTCCCACGGCCGCTGGCACCAGTTGTCGGCCCGGACGCTCGGCACGCCGGCCGAGAGCGCCCCCGGCTCCCAGGAGGAGTTCATCACCGAGCACTACTGGGGCTACACCGCCCAGCGCGACGGCGGCTGCGCCGAGTACCGCGTGGAGCATCCCCGCTGGACCGTCTGGCGCGCCCGGGAGACCGCCTTCGACTGCGACGTGGCCCGCTTCTACGGCCCCGCCTTCACGGAGTGCCTCCGGGGTGCGCCCCACTCCGCCTTCGTGGCCGCCGGCTCGGAAGTGTCCGTCTTTCCTGGAAATGGACTCCCGCCCTTGCCAAGCCCATAG
- a CDS encoding alpha/beta hydrolase, with the protein MSTKQYRVRWGRIAVLGLVLGALGTGGFTAARGLRTAQTLVHPARIPVTPPPNPDALPDMEDVSFEAAGRKLRGWYVPSRDGTAVVLVHGFADNRTRVQFEAWVLSEAGHGVLLFDLHGQGESEGDSVGWGDSEREDVRAALAFVRARPDVTPGRVGLFGFSMGGTTALLVAQEDARVKAVAAAGAFPDLAGDMGSHYGLSTWAVLWGLRRSGIDVDAVRPVDGMCRLEGRPLLLINGGSDPDGPQKLDGRLYRAACEPREQWVVPEAAHGEYSQKAPEDYARRLRDFFARAL; encoded by the coding sequence GTGTCCACGAAGCAGTACCGCGTCCGCTGGGGTCGCATCGCCGTGCTGGGGCTCGTGCTGGGCGCGCTGGGCACGGGCGGGTTCACGGCGGCGCGAGGCCTGCGCACGGCCCAGACGCTGGTGCACCCGGCGCGCATCCCAGTGACGCCGCCCCCCAACCCGGACGCGCTGCCAGACATGGAGGACGTGTCCTTCGAGGCCGCGGGGCGGAAGCTTCGAGGGTGGTACGTCCCGTCCCGCGACGGGACGGCGGTGGTGCTGGTGCACGGCTTCGCGGACAACCGCACGCGAGTCCAATTTGAAGCATGGGTGCTGTCGGAGGCGGGACACGGCGTCCTGCTCTTCGACCTGCACGGCCAGGGCGAAAGCGAAGGCGACTCGGTGGGCTGGGGTGACAGTGAGCGCGAGGACGTGCGCGCGGCCCTGGCCTTCGTGCGGGCCCGGCCGGACGTCACCCCGGGACGCGTGGGCCTGTTCGGGTTCTCCATGGGCGGGACGACGGCCCTGCTGGTGGCGCAGGAGGACGCGCGGGTGAAGGCGGTGGCGGCGGCGGGAGCGTTCCCGGACCTGGCGGGGGACATGGGCTCCCACTACGGCCTGAGCACCTGGGCGGTGCTGTGGGGCCTGCGCCGGTCCGGCATCGACGTGGACGCGGTGAGGCCCGTGGACGGCATGTGCCGGCTGGAGGGCAGGCCGCTGCTGCTCATCAACGGAGGCAGCGACCCGGACGGCCCCCAGAAGCTGGACGGCCGCCTCTACCGAGCCGCCTGCGAACCCCGCGAGCAGTGGGTGGTGCCGGAGGCAGCCCACGGCGAGTACTCCCAGAAGGCCCCTGAGGACTACGCGCGCCGCCTGCGCGACTTCTTCGCCCGCGCGCTATGA
- a CDS encoding SHOCT-like domain-containing protein: protein MMDPEATPSSDASSSSREGTQRHAIPWGQHAELVLHAPAATLVVSPLPEGEKPYLVTHGRVETRIQEHGRVTKVELMPREAGFLSLFWRHGGQAELFVPPDVRAKLLLDAGAVRISGLKDCELELNTDAGTASLRDVHGKLTLRTGAGRIIGERVGGTLHVHAAAGAVKLDVDALDVGEHRIGTQVGAVELRLVPGLDVNISAHTSLGSAQTRYPSNPQAATTILLETELGSVRIRESGRSRGEDAEGWEEDSLRWQRQAERWQRRAERHANQWAHAWANSWGAPPWAGQGSRHHRPQPPVPPPPPQQARGIPDEEMRRVLDLVEAGKLSAEDAHKLLKAMQR, encoded by the coding sequence ATGATGGACCCTGAAGCCACGCCGTCCTCCGACGCCTCGTCTTCCTCGCGCGAGGGCACCCAGCGCCACGCGATTCCGTGGGGACAGCACGCGGAGCTGGTGCTGCACGCGCCCGCCGCCACGCTCGTCGTGTCGCCGCTGCCGGAGGGAGAGAAGCCCTACCTGGTGACGCACGGCAGGGTGGAGACGCGCATCCAGGAGCACGGCCGGGTGACGAAGGTGGAGCTGATGCCCCGCGAGGCCGGCTTCCTCTCCCTGTTCTGGCGCCACGGCGGACAGGCGGAGCTGTTCGTGCCGCCCGACGTGCGCGCGAAGCTCCTGCTGGACGCGGGCGCGGTGCGCATCTCCGGATTGAAGGACTGCGAGCTGGAGCTGAACACCGACGCGGGCACGGCGAGCCTGCGCGACGTGCACGGCAAGCTGACCCTGCGCACGGGCGCGGGCCGCATCATCGGCGAGCGCGTGGGCGGCACCCTGCACGTCCACGCCGCCGCGGGCGCGGTGAAGCTGGACGTGGACGCGCTGGACGTGGGCGAGCACCGCATCGGGACGCAGGTGGGCGCGGTGGAGCTGCGCCTGGTGCCCGGGCTGGACGTGAACATCTCCGCCCATACGTCGCTGGGCTCGGCGCAGACGCGCTACCCGTCCAACCCCCAGGCGGCCACGACGATCCTGCTGGAGACGGAGCTGGGCTCGGTGCGCATCCGCGAGTCGGGCCGTTCGCGCGGCGAGGACGCGGAGGGCTGGGAGGAGGATTCACTGCGCTGGCAGCGTCAGGCGGAGCGCTGGCAGCGCCGCGCCGAGCGTCACGCGAACCAGTGGGCCCACGCCTGGGCGAACTCCTGGGGCGCGCCGCCCTGGGCGGGCCAGGGCTCCCGGCACCACCGGCCCCAGCCGCCCGTGCCGCCCCCGCCGCCGCAGCAGGCCCGGGGCATCCCCGACGAGGAGATGCGCCGCGTGCTGGACCTGGTGGAGGCCGGCAAGCTCAGCGCGGAGGACGCCCACAAGCTGCTCAAGGCGATGCAGCGCTGA
- a CDS encoding acyltransferase: MTPLNATEPRHLAGLDLLRCLAILVVVVYHYPRPQGHEAYQSFANFGWTGVELFFVLSGFLIGSQLLEPVSRGETPSLRRFYLRRALRILPSFLVVLGLYLFVPAWTEMPVVTPAWRFLTFTQNFGLRRNGFSHAWSLCVEEHFYLVLPLTVLALRGRLRAPSLIAIAAAVMGGGMLLRGGLWQHHFSALGPGDPGWREFDRLLYYPTYARLDGLTCGVLLAALRVFRPQAWERWTRGARAGAMAIVGLACLGGVLFINEEHYRYLPYVLLAFPLAALGFSALLVSLAGPAASRVCARIPGVKTFAVLSFTIYLTHKAVQHGVRDALAPQGMDAFHVVTVLGGAVAVLLAALALHHGVERPALKWRERLERGLTSRKPQAQPAAP; this comes from the coding sequence CTGACTCCGCTGAACGCCACCGAACCGCGCCATCTGGCCGGCCTGGACCTGCTCCGGTGCCTGGCCATCCTCGTCGTCGTCGTCTACCACTACCCCCGCCCCCAAGGGCACGAGGCCTACCAGTCGTTCGCCAACTTCGGGTGGACGGGCGTGGAGCTGTTCTTCGTGCTCAGCGGCTTCCTCATCGGCTCGCAGCTCCTGGAGCCGGTGTCGCGCGGTGAGACGCCGTCGCTGCGGCGCTTCTACCTGCGGCGCGCGCTGCGCATCCTCCCGTCCTTCCTCGTCGTGCTGGGCCTCTACCTCTTCGTACCGGCCTGGACCGAGATGCCCGTGGTGACGCCCGCGTGGCGCTTCCTCACCTTCACGCAGAACTTCGGCCTGCGCCGAAATGGCTTCTCCCACGCGTGGTCATTGTGCGTGGAGGAGCACTTCTACCTGGTGCTGCCGCTCACCGTGCTCGCACTGCGCGGACGCCTCCGCGCGCCGTCCCTCATCGCGATCGCGGCGGCCGTGATGGGCGGAGGCATGCTCCTGCGCGGCGGGCTGTGGCAGCACCACTTCTCCGCGCTCGGGCCGGGCGATCCAGGCTGGCGCGAGTTCGACAGGCTGCTCTACTACCCGACGTACGCGCGGCTCGACGGGCTGACGTGCGGCGTGCTGCTCGCGGCCCTGCGCGTCTTCCGGCCACAGGCCTGGGAGCGCTGGACTCGCGGCGCCCGCGCAGGGGCCATGGCCATCGTGGGACTCGCGTGCCTGGGCGGCGTCCTCTTCATCAACGAGGAGCACTACCGCTACCTCCCCTATGTCCTGCTGGCGTTCCCCCTGGCCGCGCTGGGCTTCTCGGCGCTGTTGGTATCGCTCGCGGGCCCCGCGGCCTCGCGCGTCTGCGCGCGCATCCCCGGCGTGAAGACCTTCGCGGTCCTGAGCTTCACCATCTACCTCACGCACAAGGCCGTGCAGCACGGCGTGCGGGACGCGCTGGCGCCCCAGGGCATGGACGCGTTCCACGTCGTCACGGTGCTGGGCGGCGCCGTGGCGGTGCTGCTCGCCGCGCTCGCGCTGCACCATGGCGTGGAGCGGCCCGCGCTGAAGTGGCGGGAGCGGCTGGAGCGGGGACTCACCTCCAGGAAGCCCCAGGCGCAGCCCGCCGCTCCCTGA
- a CDS encoding outer membrane beta-barrel protein, which yields MRRSIALGLCLAGLTGGAARAQDPPPDAPTRMGRVDWQGPYFLLGLGVEGYTGKLAPNLDPGPSYGVFVGYRANDYLGLELGYSGGVSSLSVADSSDFFGTPDIVRNGAQAALTIGFTPTRLQPYVLGGIGVERYSVREGTFFRFFDDTGGYAPVGAGVRFKINPQLTAEVRGSYSFLFGQDFAPSQDIGAGDGRYSGILMIGGSY from the coding sequence ATGAGGCGAAGCATCGCGTTGGGGCTCTGCCTGGCAGGACTGACGGGTGGCGCCGCCAGGGCCCAGGACCCACCGCCGGACGCGCCCACGCGGATGGGGCGGGTGGATTGGCAGGGCCCCTACTTCCTCCTGGGATTGGGAGTGGAGGGCTACACGGGCAAGCTTGCGCCCAACCTGGATCCAGGGCCGTCGTATGGCGTCTTCGTAGGCTACCGCGCCAATGACTATCTGGGCTTGGAGCTGGGCTACAGCGGCGGCGTGAGCAGCCTGTCCGTCGCTGACAGCTCCGACTTCTTCGGCACGCCGGACATCGTGCGCAATGGAGCGCAGGCGGCGCTCACGATTGGCTTTACCCCCACCCGGCTGCAGCCCTATGTGCTCGGAGGCATCGGCGTCGAGCGCTACTCGGTGCGCGAGGGCACCTTCTTCCGGTTCTTCGACGACACCGGGGGCTACGCGCCCGTGGGAGCGGGCGTGCGCTTCAAGATCAATCCCCAGCTCACGGCCGAGGTGCGCGGCAGCTACAGCTTCCTCTTCGGACAGGACTTCGCGCCTTCGCAGGACATTGGCGCGGGGGACGGCCGCTACTCAGGCATCCTGATGATTGGCGGCAGCTATTGA
- a CDS encoding TIGR01777 family oxidoreductase, which yields MKVVIPGGTGQVGALLARAFTARGDDVVLISRGGRGEARTVSWDGRTLGDWAKEVDGADAVINLAGRSVNCRYTEENLRQMMDSRVDSTRVVGQAIQQAAKPPRVWLQMSTATLYAHRLDAPNDEATGLIGGNEPGVPAYWKRSIDIAQAWERTLAEADTPHTRKVALRSAMVMSPDREGIFDVLLGLTRRGLGGPAGSGRQYVSWIHDRDFVRAVQLLLERDDLDGPVNLAAPNPLPQRELMAKLREAAHVSVGLPAAKWMLEVGAFFMRTDTELLLKSRRVVPGRLLDAGFTFEYPDWGTAVTNLVERWRVGSGPVRS from the coding sequence ATGAAGGTCGTGATTCCGGGTGGCACGGGACAGGTGGGCGCCCTGCTGGCGCGGGCGTTCACCGCGCGGGGGGATGACGTCGTCCTCATCAGCCGGGGAGGCCGGGGCGAGGCGCGCACGGTGTCCTGGGACGGGCGCACCCTGGGTGATTGGGCGAAGGAGGTGGATGGCGCCGACGCGGTCATCAACCTGGCGGGACGCAGCGTGAACTGCCGCTACACGGAGGAGAACCTGCGCCAGATGATGGACTCGCGGGTGGACTCCACGCGGGTGGTGGGCCAGGCCATCCAGCAGGCCGCGAAGCCGCCGCGCGTGTGGCTGCAGATGAGCACCGCGACGCTGTACGCGCACCGGCTGGACGCGCCCAACGACGAGGCCACCGGGCTCATTGGTGGGAACGAGCCGGGGGTGCCCGCGTACTGGAAGCGCAGCATCGACATCGCGCAGGCCTGGGAGCGCACGCTGGCGGAAGCCGACACGCCCCACACGCGCAAGGTGGCGCTGCGCTCCGCCATGGTGATGAGCCCGGACAGGGAGGGCATCTTCGACGTGCTCCTGGGCCTGACGCGCCGGGGGCTGGGCGGCCCCGCGGGCAGCGGGCGGCAGTACGTGTCGTGGATCCACGACCGGGACTTCGTGCGCGCGGTGCAGCTGCTGCTGGAGCGCGACGACCTGGACGGGCCGGTGAACCTGGCCGCGCCGAATCCCCTGCCCCAGCGGGAGCTGATGGCGAAGCTGCGCGAGGCGGCGCACGTGAGCGTGGGGCTGCCGGCGGCGAAGTGGATGTTGGAGGTGGGCGCGTTCTTCATGCGCACGGACACGGAGCTGTTGCTCAAGAGCCGCCGCGTGGTGCCCGGGCGGCTGCTGGACGCGGGCTTCACCTTCGAGTACCCCGACTGGGGGACCGCCGTGACGAACCTCGTCGAGCGCTGGCGCGTGGGGAGCGGTCCCGTCCGGAGCTGA
- a CDS encoding helix-turn-helix transcriptional regulator — MGKARKFLSREQALVAELKEALGNARTLEDVYEALSRALLSLCEADHLAVGCANPDGTAGLQWKTDTVHPLLKDYAEWVQEDFVFRATVVQPNLVLSDDQMLRGQALVETETFRRSQGAGLKLKRVLASLLFTEQDLKGGIAMYRESSRPFTLRAQWFLQQIIPYISRAVARLQELYAVRFERDLLKAIAMGASPVLVLNSLGRKVVDTGPAIPLLERWFPSHELSDGVPRAWAERVRALSRFDVAVDPRLESLTLERGADRLDVTFSPSTVSWGGRNLWQVRMHERVHWLRPDWKEKLTAQESRVADCLHEGLANKEISSRLGCSVETVKVHIKSLFEKTGTHSRGEFVAKGRRA, encoded by the coding sequence ATGGGCAAGGCACGGAAGTTCCTGTCGCGTGAGCAGGCGTTGGTCGCGGAGCTGAAGGAAGCGCTGGGCAACGCCCGGACGCTGGAGGACGTCTACGAGGCCCTCTCCCGGGCGCTCCTCTCGCTCTGCGAGGCGGACCACCTCGCGGTGGGCTGCGCGAATCCGGATGGGACGGCGGGGTTGCAGTGGAAGACGGACACCGTCCACCCCCTCCTCAAGGATTACGCGGAATGGGTGCAGGAGGACTTCGTCTTCCGCGCCACGGTGGTGCAGCCCAACCTGGTGCTCAGCGACGACCAGATGCTGCGGGGGCAGGCGTTGGTGGAGACGGAGACCTTCCGGCGCAGCCAGGGCGCGGGGCTGAAGCTCAAGCGCGTGCTGGCGTCGCTCCTCTTCACGGAGCAGGACCTGAAGGGCGGCATCGCGATGTACCGGGAGTCCTCCCGGCCCTTCACGCTGCGGGCGCAGTGGTTCCTGCAGCAGATCATCCCGTACATCTCCCGGGCGGTGGCGCGGCTCCAGGAGCTCTACGCCGTGCGCTTCGAGCGGGACCTGCTGAAGGCCATCGCGATGGGAGCGAGCCCGGTGCTGGTGCTCAACAGCCTGGGGCGGAAGGTGGTGGACACGGGGCCGGCCATTCCGCTGCTGGAGCGGTGGTTTCCGTCCCATGAGCTCAGCGACGGAGTTCCCCGCGCCTGGGCGGAGCGGGTGAGGGCGCTGTCCCGCTTCGATGTCGCGGTGGATCCGCGGCTGGAGTCCCTCACGCTGGAGCGCGGAGCGGACCGGCTGGACGTGACGTTCAGCCCCTCCACCGTCAGCTGGGGAGGCCGCAACCTGTGGCAGGTGCGGATGCACGAGCGGGTTCACTGGCTGCGCCCGGACTGGAAGGAGAAGCTCACCGCGCAGGAGTCACGCGTGGCGGACTGTCTTCACGAGGGGCTGGCGAACAAGGAGATCTCCTCCCGGCTCGGGTGCTCCGTGGAGACGGTGAAGGTCCACATCAAGTCGCTGTTCGAGAAGACCGGCACCCACAGCCGCGGCGAGTTCGTCGCCAAGGGCCGCCGCGCTTAG
- a CDS encoding endonuclease I family protein, which produces MIIPSRPLSATRPSTNSASAPANTARVTPKAFSSVSTFEAGPSAKKAPTTPTTPVPAPQVPVEDVPPKSDPRYDGLKDQALINALHDAVSKHKNLGYDQARKIIFTTLDNHDGVVTCVYTGKELKTNKIPSSNVMNTEHTWPQSKGATGAAKADLHHLFPTDSKANSVRGNYPFGTVTKVKWEENGAKFGTDAQGRTVFEPPDAHKGNVARALFYFSTVYNKSIPANDEAVLKEWNKLDKVDAAEVARNDAIETYQQNRNPFVDDASLADRIADF; this is translated from the coding sequence ATGATCATCCCGTCCCGCCCGCTCTCCGCGACCCGCCCCTCGACGAACTCCGCGTCGGCCCCGGCCAACACGGCCCGTGTCACCCCGAAGGCGTTCTCGTCGGTCTCCACGTTCGAGGCCGGCCCTTCGGCGAAGAAGGCCCCGACGACGCCCACGACGCCGGTGCCCGCGCCGCAGGTGCCGGTGGAGGACGTGCCGCCCAAGTCGGATCCCCGCTACGACGGGCTGAAGGACCAGGCGCTGATCAACGCGCTGCATGACGCGGTCAGCAAGCACAAGAACCTGGGCTACGACCAGGCGCGGAAGATCATCTTCACCACCCTGGACAACCACGACGGCGTCGTGACGTGCGTCTACACGGGCAAGGAACTGAAGACGAACAAGATTCCCAGCAGCAACGTGATGAACACCGAGCACACCTGGCCCCAGTCCAAGGGCGCCACGGGCGCGGCGAAGGCGGACCTGCACCACCTGTTCCCCACGGACAGCAAGGCCAACTCGGTCCGGGGCAACTACCCCTTCGGCACGGTGACGAAGGTGAAGTGGGAGGAGAACGGCGCCAAGTTCGGCACCGACGCGCAGGGCCGCACCGTCTTCGAGCCGCCGGACGCGCACAAGGGCAACGTGGCGCGCGCGCTGTTCTACTTCTCCACCGTCTACAACAAGTCCATCCCCGCGAACGACGAGGCCGTCCTCAAGGAGTGGAACAAGCTGGACAAGGTGGACGCGGCGGAGGTGGCGCGCAACGACGCCATCGAGACCTACCAGCAGAACCGCAACCCCTTCGTGGACGACGCGTCACTGGCCGACCGCATCGCGGACTTCTAG
- a CDS encoding response regulator transcription factor — MGMDLTFTSRELRLIREMEKRLRSVRTFEDIYAAIQEVMERICRADHLAVGFTRTDGSPGLEWVAPTVQPLLARYSVWAPQGCFVYQYTLDQPNKPARESQMLAGRSLESTETYERSRAAGLKLRHVLATLLFKTRQKFQGGLAMYKDSSREFSARDEALLEAFIPLINDAVSTVQYIEALRFKGDLLTALSMESWPGMVLNAMGRRIEETGTTRAVLNQWFTLNEFSHDVPSEWVDYVKWLSSLDGLLLPIERTLEKKRGRDTLKVSFKPSTILRPGCTLWEVRIREELHWMREDWARKLSRRQMEVADLVKQGAGDADIAQELKISLHTAKEHTKAVYKKTGAEGRLDLVTRGQRS; from the coding sequence ATGGGCATGGACTTGACGTTCACGTCGCGCGAGCTGCGGCTGATCCGGGAAATGGAGAAGCGCCTGCGCAGTGTCAGGACCTTCGAGGACATCTACGCGGCCATCCAGGAGGTGATGGAGCGCATCTGCAGGGCGGATCACCTCGCGGTGGGGTTCACCCGCACGGATGGGTCTCCGGGGTTGGAGTGGGTCGCGCCGACCGTTCAGCCCCTGCTCGCGCGGTACTCGGTGTGGGCCCCTCAAGGCTGCTTCGTGTACCAGTACACGCTGGACCAGCCCAACAAGCCTGCGAGGGAATCCCAGATGCTCGCGGGGCGCTCTCTGGAGAGCACGGAAACCTATGAGCGCAGCCGGGCCGCCGGTCTGAAGCTGCGGCACGTGCTGGCCACCCTGCTCTTCAAGACCCGGCAGAAATTCCAGGGCGGCCTCGCGATGTACAAGGACTCCTCCCGGGAGTTCTCGGCGCGGGACGAGGCGCTCCTCGAAGCGTTCATTCCGCTCATCAACGACGCGGTATCCACCGTCCAGTACATCGAGGCCCTGCGTTTCAAGGGGGACCTCCTGACGGCGCTCTCGATGGAGTCGTGGCCTGGAATGGTCCTGAACGCCATGGGACGACGCATCGAGGAGACGGGCACCACCAGGGCCGTGCTGAACCAGTGGTTCACGCTCAACGAGTTCAGCCATGACGTTCCGAGCGAGTGGGTGGACTACGTGAAGTGGCTTTCGAGCCTGGACGGGCTCCTGCTCCCCATCGAGCGGACCCTCGAGAAGAAGCGGGGCCGCGACACGTTGAAGGTGAGCTTCAAGCCCTCCACCATCCTGCGCCCGGGATGCACGCTGTGGGAGGTTCGCATCCGCGAAGAGCTGCACTGGATGCGGGAGGACTGGGCCCGGAAGTTGTCTCGCAGGCAGATGGAAGTGGCGGACTTGGTGAAACAGGGGGCGGGCGATGCGGACATCGCCCAGGAGCTCAAGATCTCCCTCCACACCGCGAAGGAACACACGAAGGCGGTCTACAAGAAGACCGGCGCCGAGGGCCGATTGGACCTCGTCACCCGGGGACAGCGCTCATAG
- a CDS encoding DUF2089 domain-containing protein yields the protein MTTSKSTWPVPTRCPVCGGGTVIERVRCDGCASAVEGRFTTGWVQQLSPEQLAFVRVFMACRGKIKDVEQALGLSYPTVVARLDDVVEALGQAPGVPPPPTPPAPPPPPRERGSPRRAQILDDLAAGLIDADEAAQRLKKARE from the coding sequence ATGACGACCTCCAAATCCACCTGGCCCGTGCCCACCCGCTGCCCCGTCTGTGGAGGCGGCACCGTCATCGAACGGGTGCGCTGCGACGGGTGCGCGTCCGCGGTGGAGGGGCGCTTCACGACGGGCTGGGTGCAGCAGCTGTCACCGGAGCAGCTCGCGTTCGTGCGCGTGTTCATGGCCTGCCGGGGGAAGATCAAGGACGTGGAGCAGGCGCTGGGCCTCTCCTATCCGACGGTGGTGGCGCGGCTGGACGACGTGGTGGAGGCCCTGGGCCAGGCGCCCGGAGTCCCGCCGCCTCCCACGCCTCCCGCGCCTCCACCTCCGCCCCGGGAGCGCGGCTCCCCGCGCCGGGCGCAGATTCTCGATGACCTCGCGGCCGGGCTCATCGACGCGGACGAGGCCGCTCAACGTCTCAAGAAGGCACGGGAGTAA